The following proteins come from a genomic window of Actinopolyspora saharensis:
- a CDS encoding glycosyltransferase family 4 protein → MLRKSALRPSGLLGLLRDCLSALPAMLRLLSRHRFEAVYVSTVTLPLWPPMARLFGRRVVAHVHEAEDAVPRPIRVGIALPLLCCHVVVANSAAAREVLLGAVPRLRERVLVVRNGVHGPATPPEEPPATSGSTGLVLVGRISPRKGTDTAVRAVALLRERGRAITLDLVGSVFAGYEWFERELEELVREHRLEEVVRSHGFDDDVWSHYAAADVVLVPSRMEPFGNTAVEAQLAMRPVVVTDAQGLPETVDGGRRGSVVPADDPHSLADRIEELLDDWEEARRRARHARSEAARLFAPEHYRRSIRELFETSKSR, encoded by the coding sequence CTCAGGCCTGCTCGGACTGCTGCGCGACTGCCTCAGCGCGCTGCCCGCCATGCTGCGACTGCTCAGCCGGCACCGCTTCGAAGCGGTCTACGTGAGCACGGTCACCCTTCCGCTGTGGCCGCCGATGGCCAGGTTGTTCGGAAGACGAGTGGTCGCGCACGTGCACGAGGCCGAGGACGCCGTGCCGAGGCCGATACGGGTGGGCATCGCTCTGCCGCTGCTGTGCTGCCACGTGGTGGTGGCCAACAGCGCCGCGGCGCGGGAGGTGCTGCTCGGAGCCGTTCCACGCCTTCGCGAACGCGTACTGGTCGTCCGCAACGGCGTCCACGGTCCCGCCACCCCACCGGAGGAGCCCCCCGCGACTTCGGGAAGCACCGGGCTGGTGCTGGTGGGCAGGATCTCGCCCCGCAAGGGGACCGACACGGCGGTACGCGCCGTCGCGCTGCTCCGCGAGCGCGGACGAGCGATCACACTGGACCTGGTCGGATCGGTGTTCGCGGGCTACGAATGGTTCGAGCGCGAGCTGGAAGAGCTGGTCCGCGAGCACCGTCTCGAGGAAGTCGTCCGCTCGCACGGGTTCGACGACGACGTCTGGAGCCACTACGCCGCCGCCGACGTGGTTCTCGTTCCCTCCCGGATGGAGCCGTTCGGCAACACCGCGGTGGAGGCGCAACTGGCGATGCGGCCGGTCGTGGTCACCGACGCCCAGGGGCTGCCCGAAACGGTCGACGGCGGCCGGAGGGGCTCGGTGGTTCCCGCCGACGACCCGCACTCGCTCGCGGATCGGATCGAGGAGCTGCTCGACGACTGGGAAGAGGCCCGGCGCAGGGCCCGGCACGCCCGCTCGGAGGCCGCGAGGTTGTTCGCTCCGGAGCACTACCGGAGATCGATCCGGGAGCTGTTCGAGACCTCCAAGAGCCGATGA